One Bradyrhizobium sp. CCGB12 genomic window carries:
- a CDS encoding flagellin, which produces MVAMRVATFAQSNKMIADAMRVETVMANKQIQESSGVVSTDFGGYGADAQHVVNLQVSVTRAQSYIDAATLADSKVQVMYSAVGSVTDILTQLRSQLSAASTGSSTETNSVISTAQQMLEQMGSLMNTQYDGQYVFAGGKTDTAPVDLTGFSSGTGSTTTADTSYYYGDDEIASVRVAADETVSYGVTADNPAFEEVMRVLKFVANSTSLSSSDIANALDLASTALDDTAAVQAKLSSAASSIESASARQSDYKSYAETLSNDLTGVDVAAITAQLSTYQAQLTASYSALAKILSLNLASYLK; this is translated from the coding sequence ATGGTTGCGATGCGGGTTGCGACCTTCGCGCAGTCGAACAAGATGATTGCCGACGCGATGCGCGTCGAGACGGTCATGGCCAACAAGCAGATCCAGGAATCGTCGGGCGTCGTCTCGACCGATTTCGGCGGATACGGCGCGGACGCGCAGCATGTCGTCAACCTCCAGGTCTCGGTCACGCGCGCGCAGTCCTATATCGATGCCGCAACGCTCGCCGACAGCAAGGTCCAGGTGATGTATTCGGCCGTCGGCTCGGTGACCGACATCCTGACGCAGCTCCGCTCCCAGCTCAGCGCGGCCTCGACCGGCAGCTCGACCGAGACAAATTCGGTGATCAGCACCGCCCAGCAGATGCTGGAGCAGATGGGATCGCTGATGAACACGCAATACGACGGCCAGTATGTGTTCGCCGGCGGCAAGACCGACACGGCACCGGTCGATCTCACGGGCTTTTCGTCCGGGACCGGCTCCACCACCACGGCAGACACCAGCTACTATTATGGCGACGACGAGATCGCCTCGGTGCGGGTCGCCGCCGACGAGACGGTGTCGTACGGCGTGACCGCCGACAATCCGGCGTTCGAAGAGGTGATGCGGGTGCTGAAGTTCGTCGCCAACAGCACCTCGCTGTCGTCTTCGGACATTGCCAATGCGCTCGATCTCGCCAGCACGGCGCTCGATGATACCGCGGCCGTGCAGGCAAAGCTGTCCAGCGCGGCGTCGTCGATCGAGAGCGCGAGCGCCCGCCAGAGCGACTACAAGAGCTATGCCGAGACGCTGTCGAATGACCTCACCGGCGTCGACGTCGCCGCCATCACGGCTCAGCTTTCGACCTACCAGGCACAGCTCACCGCGTCCTATTCGGCGCTCGCCAAGATCCTCAGCCTCAATCTCGCGAGCTATTTGAAATAG
- a CDS encoding flagellar hook assembly protein FlgD has product MTVSAVSSATTATTTSSSSSTSSSSTLTSSDFLSLLVSELQNQDPLNATSTTDFINQLTSYANFTQQQSINSNMSSLASSFSSLVTLNSVNYIGHTVEAKTDTATLSNGSATFGYSLSSAASDVSISISDSSGNVVYTGTGTGNSGSNSFTWDGKDSSGNQLSDGGQYTISVTATDSAGNSVLNYTTVTGTVTGIDTSTSTPSLTVNGVAVSAANILGVTS; this is encoded by the coding sequence ATGACCGTTTCCGCCGTGAGTTCTGCAACGACTGCCACCACGACGTCGTCGTCGTCGAGCACATCGTCCAGTTCGACGCTGACCTCCAGCGACTTCCTCAGCCTGCTCGTCAGCGAGCTTCAGAACCAGGATCCGCTTAACGCGACGTCGACGACCGACTTCATCAATCAGCTCACGTCCTACGCCAACTTCACTCAGCAGCAGTCGATCAACTCCAACATGTCTTCGCTGGCGAGCTCGTTCTCGAGTCTCGTCACGCTCAACTCGGTGAACTACATCGGCCACACCGTCGAGGCGAAGACCGACACGGCCACCCTCAGCAACGGCTCGGCGACGTTCGGCTACTCGCTGTCCTCGGCCGCCTCGGACGTGTCGATCAGCATCTCCGATTCCTCCGGCAACGTCGTCTACACCGGCACCGGCACGGGCAATTCCGGCTCCAACAGCTTCACCTGGGACGGCAAGGATTCCAGCGGCAACCAGCTCTCCGATGGCGGTCAGTACACCATCTCGGTGACGGCGACCGACTCTGCCGGCAACTCGGTGCTCAACTACACGACGGTCACCGGCACGGTGACCGGCATCGACACCTCGACCTCAACGCCCTCGCTCACGGTGAACGGCGTCGCGGTCAGCGCCGCCAACATCCTCGGCGTCACGTCCTGA
- a CDS encoding flagellin has protein sequence MPAINTNTAANAAVRYLNINSAQETSSLSKLSSGSRITSASDDAAGLAISTRISSDVTTLQQAATNASQATAILQTADGGASNISDILARMKSLASESASGTTTDSSRAYINSEFTQLQDQIDSIASGTRYSSQSLLDGSSVFASGVSVLVGSSGADTINITLTSLTSSSLGVSSLDVSTLSDATSALTALDTAIDTVSAARASIGAQESRFNFSADSISTQTQNLQAANSAIKDVDIAAEQSKLSSAEVKTQAAVSALAAANQMPQYLLKLLG, from the coding sequence ATGCCCGCAATCAACACCAACACTGCCGCCAACGCAGCAGTGCGCTACCTCAACATCAACTCCGCGCAGGAAACCAGCTCGCTCTCGAAACTGTCGAGCGGCTCGCGCATCACGTCCGCATCCGACGATGCCGCCGGCCTTGCGATCTCCACCCGCATCTCCTCGGACGTCACCACCCTGCAGCAGGCCGCGACCAACGCTTCGCAGGCCACCGCGATCCTCCAGACCGCCGACGGCGGCGCCTCGAACATCTCCGACATCCTCGCTCGTATGAAGTCGCTGGCCTCCGAATCCGCGTCGGGCACCACGACCGACTCCAGCCGCGCCTACATCAACTCGGAATTCACGCAGTTGCAGGACCAAATCGATTCGATCGCGTCCGGCACCCGTTACTCCAGCCAGAGCCTGCTCGACGGCTCCAGCGTATTCGCTTCCGGCGTCTCGGTGCTGGTCGGCTCCTCCGGGGCAGACACGATCAACATCACGCTCACCAGCCTCACCTCGTCGTCGCTTGGCGTGTCCTCGCTCGACGTCAGCACGCTGTCGGATGCGACCTCGGCGCTGACGGCGCTGGATACCGCGATCGACACCGTCTCCGCAGCCCGCGCCAGCATCGGCGCCCAGGAATCGCGTTTCAATTTCAGCGCCGATTCGATCTCGACCCAGACCCAGAACTTGCAAGCCGCGAATTCGGCGATCAAGGACGTCGACATCGCGGCTGAGCAGTCCAAGCTCTCCTCCGCGGAAGTCAAGACGCAGGCAGCCGTGTCGGCGCTCGCCGCAGCGAACCAGATGCCCCAGTACCTGCTCAAGCTGCTGGGCTGA
- the flgE gene encoding flagellar hook protein FlgE, whose product MSLSGALSSAISALSAQSQSLSMISDNIANSDTTAYKTTSAMFDALVTASSNTTSYASGGVTVSGRSNITQQGLLAATSNATDVAIQGSGFFVVTDATSGGTVAYTRNGAFTINNAGYLENNGYYLEGWRTDADGNVVGSESASNLEAINTQVASTSGSATTKTTIAANLPSDAATGDTYTSSMTVYDSLGAANTMQITWTKTDTNTWSASFANPTSASDTTTATGTASGTIDITFNSDGSLASTSPDPATVSIAGWTDGAADSTITMDLGTAGGTDGLTQYASGETTPSVNVTSIDSDGLSYGKLSSISIGKNGVVDATYSNGQTIAIYKIAVATFADPNGLAASSNGIYSATVTSGNAALQASGENGAGTIYGSELESSTTDTSSQFSSMISAQQAYSAASQVISTVNKMYDTLISAMR is encoded by the coding sequence ATGAGCCTCAGCGGCGCATTGTCTTCGGCGATCTCGGCGCTCAGCGCCCAGAGCCAGTCCCTGTCGATGATCAGCGACAACATCGCCAATTCCGATACGACCGCCTACAAGACGACATCGGCGATGTTCGATGCGCTCGTCACTGCATCGAGCAACACGACCTCCTACGCTTCCGGCGGCGTCACCGTCTCGGGCCGCTCCAACATCACCCAGCAGGGCCTGCTCGCCGCGACGTCCAACGCCACCGACGTCGCGATCCAGGGCTCCGGCTTTTTCGTGGTGACCGACGCTACCTCGGGCGGTACCGTTGCCTATACCCGCAACGGCGCCTTCACCATCAACAATGCGGGCTATCTCGAGAACAACGGCTACTACCTCGAGGGCTGGCGCACCGATGCGGACGGCAACGTCGTCGGCAGTGAATCGGCGAGCAATCTCGAGGCCATCAACACCCAGGTCGCCTCGACCAGCGGCAGCGCCACCACCAAGACCACGATCGCGGCGAACCTGCCGTCGGACGCGGCCACCGGCGACACCTATACGAGCTCGATGACGGTCTACGATTCGCTCGGCGCCGCGAATACGATGCAAATCACCTGGACCAAGACCGATACCAACACCTGGAGCGCGAGTTTCGCCAATCCGACGTCGGCCTCGGATACCACGACCGCGACGGGCACGGCCTCGGGCACGATCGACATCACCTTCAACAGCGACGGCTCGCTGGCCAGCACCAGTCCGGACCCGGCCACCGTGTCGATCGCGGGCTGGACCGACGGCGCGGCCGACAGCACCATCACAATGGACCTCGGCACCGCCGGCGGCACAGACGGCCTGACGCAATACGCCTCGGGCGAGACGACGCCGTCGGTCAACGTCACCAGCATCGATTCGGACGGCCTGTCCTACGGAAAACTCTCCAGCATCTCGATCGGCAAGAATGGCGTGGTCGATGCCACCTATTCCAACGGCCAGACGATTGCGATCTACAAGATCGCCGTGGCGACTTTTGCCGATCCCAACGGGCTCGCGGCTTCCAGTAACGGCATCTACTCGGCGACCGTGACCTCGGGCAATGCCGCCTTGCAGGCGTCCGGCGAGAACGGTGCGGGCACGATCTACGGCAGCGAGCTGGAATCCTCGACCACCGACACGTCCAGCCAGTTCTCGAGCATGATCTCGGCGCAACAGGCCTATTCCGCCGCGTCCCAGGTCATCTCCACCGTCAACAAGATGTACGACACCCTGATCTCGGCGATGAGGTGA
- the fliD gene encoding flagellar filament capping protein FliD, with translation MTTVSSSTSTSSASSAISVTTSGTTNSSSIDWSALIQAAVDAKTAQATTISTSITNNEAKISAYQTLQSDLKTLYSGLTSLSTAVVNSLSTSAFATRAASISSTGDVSASSALSMTIKSGAATGDHTLTISQLATAHKVSGTAQSSQTDELGYSGTFSIGLEGGSTSDITVTSTMSLQDIVDAINAQTSTTNVQASIVQVSSTSYQMVLTGTEDAADISYSSTSGDDIMNELGVTDSSGGFTNVIQEPQSAEFTLDGIAMTRDTNDISDVLTGVTFSLLQATPDGTSLNISIEPDTSQIESAIETFVTNYNAFRDEVIAQQATATDGTADSSAVLFGDGTMRNIMDALQNALNSTVGGMTMADLGLSFNENNELELDTSTLSDILSTNLSGVTKLLSAQTTTSSSQLSVVNTGTSPQSFTLDLTVDSDGNLTSASVDGDSSLFTVSGTTIIGASGSIYAGMAFTYSGSTSQSITVTSTSGIATQLYQVAKNYSSSTGALQTLITNLTTRDEDLQQKVDDINSAAATLQSQLETQYAKYQAAIESANSTLTYLKALLSSSSSD, from the coding sequence GTGACCACCGTCAGTTCGAGCACCAGCACGAGCTCCGCGAGTTCGGCAATTTCCGTCACCACGAGCGGGACCACCAATTCGAGCAGCATCGACTGGTCGGCGCTGATCCAGGCCGCCGTCGACGCGAAGACCGCGCAGGCCACGACGATCTCGACCTCGATCACGAACAACGAGGCGAAGATCTCCGCCTATCAGACGCTCCAGAGCGACCTGAAGACGCTGTATTCGGGCCTTACCTCACTTTCGACCGCGGTCGTCAATTCCTTGTCCACCAGCGCCTTTGCAACGCGCGCGGCGAGCATCAGCTCCACCGGTGACGTCAGCGCCTCCTCGGCGCTCTCCATGACCATCAAGAGCGGAGCTGCGACCGGCGACCACACGCTGACGATCAGCCAGCTCGCCACCGCACACAAGGTGTCCGGCACCGCGCAGTCGAGCCAGACCGACGAGCTCGGATATTCCGGCACGTTTTCCATTGGTCTGGAGGGCGGCAGCACGTCCGACATCACCGTCACCAGCACGATGTCGCTCCAGGATATCGTCGACGCCATCAACGCCCAGACCTCGACGACCAATGTCCAGGCTTCAATCGTGCAGGTGTCCAGCACCTCGTACCAGATGGTGCTGACCGGCACCGAGGATGCGGCGGACATCAGCTATTCCAGCACGTCCGGCGACGACATCATGAACGAACTGGGCGTGACCGACAGCTCGGGGGGCTTCACCAACGTCATCCAGGAGCCGCAGTCGGCAGAATTCACGCTCGACGGCATCGCGATGACTCGCGACACCAACGACATCTCCGACGTCCTTACCGGGGTGACCTTCAGCCTTCTTCAGGCGACGCCGGACGGAACGTCGCTAAACATCAGTATCGAGCCCGATACCAGCCAGATCGAATCGGCGATCGAGACCTTCGTCACCAACTACAACGCGTTTCGCGACGAGGTCATCGCCCAGCAGGCGACCGCGACCGACGGCACCGCAGATTCTAGCGCGGTCCTGTTCGGCGACGGGACCATGCGCAACATCATGGATGCGCTCCAGAACGCCCTGAACAGCACCGTGGGCGGCATGACGATGGCCGACCTCGGCCTGTCGTTCAACGAAAACAACGAGCTCGAGCTCGACACCAGCACGCTGTCGGACATCCTGAGCACCAATTTGAGCGGCGTAACCAAGCTGTTGTCGGCGCAGACGACGACCTCGTCGAGCCAGCTCAGTGTCGTCAACACCGGCACGTCGCCGCAATCCTTCACGCTCGATCTGACGGTCGATTCCGACGGAAATCTCACGTCGGCCTCGGTCGACGGCGACTCCTCGCTGTTCACGGTCAGCGGCACGACGATCATCGGCGCCTCTGGCTCGATCTATGCCGGCATGGCCTTCACCTATAGCGGGTCGACCTCCCAGTCGATCACGGTGACGTCGACCTCGGGCATCGCGACGCAGCTCTACCAGGTCGCCAAGAACTACTCGTCCTCGACGGGTGCGTTGCAGACGCTGATCACCAACCTCACAACGCGCGATGAGGATCTTCAGCAGAAGGTCGACGACATCAACAGTGCGGCCGCGACCCTGCAGTCGCAGCTGGAGACGCAATACGCGAAATACCAGGCCGCGATCGAGAGTGCCAACAGCACGCTGACCTATCTCAAGGCGTTGCTGAGCAGCTCGTCGAGCGACTGA
- a CDS encoding flagellar protein FlgN translates to MIMSVAQAKSQTAKTNAASGDARIKSLIVLIDALTALVAEENAELAKGLPASRLKQVDEKNQLAEIFERTVAECAAGTTSLNVRDRILREQLMERILKLRTAMDENLVRLRAAIEASNRRIEAVMQAIREQIAAVSPYGASGRVAAARAVSSGTSRSA, encoded by the coding sequence ATGATCATGAGTGTAGCCCAAGCCAAGAGCCAAACCGCGAAGACGAACGCTGCGAGCGGCGACGCGCGGATCAAGTCGCTGATCGTGCTCATCGATGCGCTGACCGCACTGGTGGCGGAAGAGAATGCCGAGCTTGCCAAAGGCCTGCCGGCCTCGCGCCTGAAGCAGGTCGACGAGAAGAACCAACTGGCGGAGATCTTCGAACGGACTGTTGCCGAATGCGCGGCGGGCACGACCAGCCTGAACGTACGGGACCGGATCCTGCGCGAGCAGCTCATGGAGCGGATCCTGAAGCTGCGCACGGCGATGGACGAGAATCTGGTGCGCCTGCGCGCGGCAATCGAGGCCAGCAATCGCCGGATCGAGGCGGTCATGCAGGCGATCCGTGAGCAGATCGCGGCTGTGTCCCCCTATGGCGCGTCCGGCCGCGTCGCCGCGGCCCGCGCCGTTTCCAGCGGCACCAGCCGTAGCGCCTGA
- a CDS encoding AMP-binding protein, with the protein MRTNELSLQSLIGTEAAADPAFLFDGTPVSRAEFSERIDQTAAWLAAQGIRKGDVVAVWLVNRVEWIALLFAAARLGAIIASVNTRYRSAEVAHLLKVSGAKLMVVEAAFRSIDFAAILADVTKTDVPALQGLAVVGADAIPAHWPCVRFDAFDRSYPPAPPAQDDFDLPVLLYTTSGTTKGPKLVAHSPRTLATHAASVAKALKLSPQRHSLLAMLPFCGTFGMTSLLGFTAAGATIHVLDAFEAAPAAKILSEHAITHSFGSDEMFRRILALTDAPRPFPHLEVCGFAAFQPGWRELAVEAEARGMPLFGLYGSSEVQALFSIGRSSDAFADRIEGGGWPMSPDAKVRVRDVETGELAASGVSGEIEISAPSCFLGYFNNPEATRHAITADGFFRTGDIGRLRGDGSFVYETRAGDAMRLGGFLVAPGEIEDELKSCAGVADAQVVAVDLNGQARCVAFVIPAGEPPEQGRLVARLRERLAGYKVPARIYVVDAFPVTDSANGVKIQRARLRAMAMERIAAE; encoded by the coding sequence ATGCGTACCAACGAACTTTCGCTGCAGTCGCTGATCGGCACGGAGGCCGCCGCCGATCCCGCCTTCCTGTTCGACGGCACGCCGGTCTCGCGTGCGGAATTCTCAGAGCGGATCGACCAGACCGCCGCCTGGCTCGCCGCGCAAGGCATCCGCAAGGGCGACGTCGTCGCGGTCTGGCTGGTCAATCGGGTCGAATGGATCGCGCTGCTGTTCGCCGCCGCCCGCCTCGGCGCGATCATCGCATCCGTCAACACCCGCTACCGCAGTGCAGAAGTCGCGCATCTGCTGAAGGTTTCTGGCGCCAAGCTGATGGTGGTCGAGGCCGCCTTCCGCTCGATCGACTTCGCAGCGATCCTGGCCGACGTCACGAAGACTGACGTCCCCGCGCTACAAGGGCTCGCGGTGGTCGGCGCGGATGCGATCCCGGCGCACTGGCCCTGCGTGCGGTTCGATGCGTTCGACCGGTCTTATCCCCCTGCCCCGCCGGCTCAGGATGATTTCGACCTGCCGGTCCTGCTCTACACGACATCGGGCACGACCAAAGGGCCAAAACTCGTCGCGCATTCGCCGCGGACGCTGGCCACGCATGCGGCCTCCGTAGCCAAGGCGCTAAAACTCTCGCCGCAGCGCCATTCGCTGCTGGCGATGTTGCCGTTCTGCGGCACTTTTGGCATGACGAGCCTGCTCGGCTTCACCGCAGCGGGCGCGACCATCCATGTCCTCGACGCCTTCGAAGCGGCCCCGGCCGCAAAGATCCTCAGCGAGCATGCCATCACGCACTCCTTCGGCTCGGACGAGATGTTCCGCCGCATCCTCGCGCTCACCGATGCACCACGTCCGTTTCCGCATCTCGAAGTCTGCGGCTTCGCCGCATTCCAGCCCGGCTGGCGCGAACTGGCAGTGGAGGCCGAGGCGCGCGGCATGCCGCTGTTCGGCCTCTACGGTTCGAGCGAGGTGCAGGCGCTATTTTCGATCGGCCGTTCCAGTGATGCCTTCGCTGACCGCATCGAAGGCGGCGGCTGGCCGATGTCGCCGGACGCGAAGGTCCGCGTCCGCGATGTCGAGACCGGCGAGCTTGCGGCCAGCGGCGTTTCCGGCGAGATCGAGATCAGCGCACCGTCCTGCTTCCTCGGCTACTTCAACAATCCCGAGGCGACGCGCCATGCAATCACCGCGGATGGGTTCTTTCGTACCGGCGACATCGGCCGGCTGCGCGGCGATGGCTCCTTCGTCTACGAGACCCGCGCGGGCGATGCGATGCGGCTCGGCGGCTTCCTGGTCGCGCCCGGAGAAATCGAGGACGAACTCAAATCATGCGCTGGGGTGGCCGACGCCCAGGTCGTCGCGGTCGACCTCAACGGCCAGGCCCGCTGCGTCGCCTTCGTGATCCCCGCCGGAGAACCGCCGGAACAGGGCAGGCTGGTCGCACGCCTGCGCGAGCGGCTCGCCGGCTACAAGGTGCCGGCGCGGATCTATGTCGTGGACGCCTTCCCCGTCACCGACAGTGCCAACGGCGTCAAGATCCAGCGTGCCAGGCTTCGCGCCATGGCGATGGAGCGGATCGCCGCCGAATAG
- the flgK gene encoding flagellar hook-associated protein FlgK — translation MSLDIARSIAFSGLSATSVQISVTSSNISNADTTGYTRKTANQSSSVTNGVGTGVTVTGITSTVDKLLLKSLISATSELGSADTTNTYLTSLQKLYGSTSSTGDSATGTSLANSIASLESALSSLASTPSSVSLQSNVVSALDDVASQLRETSSGIQKLRADADQDIASSIDDVNADLEQIADLNAQIKQTAATGQSTADLEDQRNTALQDLASKMNISYFTASNGDLQIYNTSGQALVDSSAHTISYTAAANVTASTTSTAGSSSSGFSAITVNGVDITSQISGGNIGALITLRDTTLPAAQSQLDQLAQQLASAMNSVSNGASSVPAPTTLTGTTAVASSTALSATGTVRIAVADQSGNLVSYGDLDLSSYSTVSDLVTAINGISGLSASVDSDGHLSITATGSGNGVAINEMTSAVGSSGEGFSEYFGLNDLMIGTSAADIAVNSKILSGTNELQLATLDSSSSLTVGSSVLSSGSATVVNAFYDALTGSRTFASTGGLAATTGSLADYASAIVADVASKASQASTSYTAKETAQSTYASSLASQSGVNLDEESANLSTLQNKYSAASALIQAINSMYSALLTAVQST, via the coding sequence GTGTCACTCGATATCGCGCGATCGATCGCCTTCAGCGGGCTCTCGGCGACGTCCGTGCAGATCAGCGTGACGTCGTCAAACATCTCGAACGCCGACACGACAGGCTACACCCGGAAGACTGCGAACCAGTCGAGCAGCGTCACCAACGGCGTCGGCACCGGCGTCACGGTGACCGGCATCACCTCGACGGTCGACAAGCTGCTACTGAAATCGTTGATATCAGCGACCTCCGAGCTCGGTTCGGCCGACACCACCAACACCTATCTGACCTCGCTGCAAAAGCTGTACGGCTCGACCAGCAGCACCGGCGATTCTGCGACAGGGACCTCGCTCGCCAACAGCATTGCCTCGCTCGAATCGGCGCTGTCGTCGCTGGCGAGCACGCCGAGCAGCGTGTCGCTACAATCCAACGTCGTCAGCGCGCTCGACGACGTCGCTAGCCAGTTGCGGGAGACCTCGAGCGGCATCCAGAAGCTCCGCGCCGATGCCGACCAGGACATTGCGTCCTCGATCGACGACGTCAACGCGGACCTGGAGCAGATCGCGGATCTGAATGCCCAGATCAAGCAGACGGCGGCGACCGGCCAGTCGACCGCGGATTTGGAGGACCAGCGCAACACCGCGCTCCAGGACCTCGCCTCGAAGATGAACATCAGCTATTTCACGGCGTCGAACGGCGATCTCCAGATCTACAACACCTCGGGCCAGGCGCTGGTCGACTCTTCCGCGCACACGATCAGCTATACGGCTGCGGCCAACGTGACGGCATCGACGACCTCCACTGCCGGTTCGTCGTCGAGCGGCTTCAGCGCGATCACCGTGAACGGCGTCGACATCACCTCCCAGATCAGCGGTGGGAACATCGGCGCGCTGATCACGCTCCGCGACACGACCCTGCCGGCGGCGCAGTCGCAGCTCGACCAGCTCGCGCAGCAGCTTGCTTCCGCAATGAACAGCGTCTCGAACGGTGCGTCCTCGGTACCGGCGCCGACGACCCTCACCGGTACGACCGCTGTCGCCAGCTCGACGGCGCTCTCCGCCACCGGGACGGTGCGTATCGCCGTCGCTGACCAGAGCGGCAATCTGGTCTCCTATGGCGATCTCGATCTGTCGTCCTATTCCACCGTCAGCGATCTCGTCACTGCCATCAACGGCATTTCCGGATTGTCGGCCTCGGTCGATTCCGACGGTCATCTCTCGATCACCGCCACCGGCTCGGGCAATGGTGTCGCCATTAACGAGATGACGAGCGCGGTCGGAAGCTCGGGCGAGGGATTCTCGGAATATTTCGGCCTCAACGACCTCATGATCGGAACGAGCGCGGCCGACATCGCGGTCAACAGCAAGATCCTGTCGGGTACGAACGAGCTTCAACTCGCGACGCTGGACTCGTCATCGAGCCTGACGGTCGGAAGCTCCGTGTTGTCGTCGGGGTCGGCCACCGTGGTCAACGCCTTCTACGACGCATTGACCGGCTCCCGGACATTTGCGTCCACCGGCGGGCTGGCCGCCACCACCGGCTCTCTGGCCGACTACGCCTCGGCCATCGTGGCCGATGTCGCAAGCAAGGCGTCGCAGGCTTCGACGAGCTACACCGCCAAGGAGACCGCGCAATCGACCTATGCGAGCTCGCTGGCTTCGCAATCGGGCGTGAACCTCGACGAGGAATCCGCCAACCTCAGCACGCTCCAGAACAAATATTCCGCGGCATCCGCGTTGATCCAGGCCATCAACTCGATGTACTCGGCGCTGCTCACCGCCGTACAGTCGACCTAA
- a CDS encoding RNA polymerase sigma factor, translating into MSYAADVMAPAEAEITTMAPVDSLVPVTASVPLAPDSTPDTADVVYDEDSELLDRLATGDEVAFRMLVERHIDRAYAIALRIVGNAADAEDVVQDTMLKIWSHRGRWQHGRAKFSTWLYRVISNRCIDLRRKPRNENVETVPEVADAQPGAVEIIERNELNDMLELAIQRLPEQQRIAVILSYHENMSNGEIAQVMDTTVAAVESLLKRGRQQLRQLLRKHERDIRTAFTDC; encoded by the coding sequence ATGAGTTACGCTGCTGATGTCATGGCTCCCGCCGAGGCCGAGATCACGACGATGGCGCCGGTCGATTCACTCGTGCCGGTGACGGCGTCGGTGCCGCTCGCGCCCGACAGCACGCCCGATACCGCCGATGTCGTCTACGACGAGGACAGCGAACTGCTCGACAGGCTGGCGACCGGCGACGAAGTCGCGTTCCGCATGCTGGTCGAACGCCATATCGATCGCGCCTACGCGATCGCGCTGCGCATCGTCGGCAACGCGGCCGACGCCGAGGACGTGGTGCAGGACACCATGCTCAAGATCTGGAGCCATCGTGGACGCTGGCAGCACGGCCGCGCCAAATTCTCGACCTGGCTCTACCGCGTCATCTCCAACCGCTGCATCGATCTGCGCCGCAAGCCGCGCAACGAGAATGTCGAGACAGTGCCCGAAGTCGCCGACGCCCAGCCCGGCGCCGTCGAAATCATCGAGCGCAACGAGCTCAACGACATGCTGGAGCTGGCGATCCAGCGCCTGCCCGAGCAGCAGCGCATCGCGGTGATCCTGTCGTACCACGAGAACATGAGCAACGGCGAGATCGCCCAGGTGATGGACACGACGGTGGCCGCGGTCGAGTCACTGCTCAAGCGCGGCCGTCAGCAGCTGCGCCAGCTCCTGCGCAAGCACGAGCGCGACATCCGCACCGCGTTTACCGACTGCTAA
- the fliS gene encoding flagellar export chaperone FliS, which produces MMHNPMAYMANQAYRGAATTVPPIKAISMLLGGAATFLQKALAAQEARRFEEGHDDLMKATAILRGLSHNLDFAKGGAVSERLFQSYNALILASLKAYGRPHARQNFQRIIAALAELREAWESVDATVRGGKAMPTDSARKG; this is translated from the coding sequence ATGATGCATAATCCGATGGCGTACATGGCCAACCAGGCCTACCGCGGCGCTGCAACGACCGTGCCGCCGATCAAGGCGATCTCGATGCTGCTCGGCGGCGCGGCCACCTTCCTCCAGAAGGCGCTTGCCGCTCAGGAGGCGCGCCGCTTCGAGGAGGGGCATGACGACCTGATGAAGGCGACCGCGATCCTGCGCGGCCTTAGCCACAATCTCGATTTCGCCAAGGGCGGGGCGGTCTCCGAGCGGCTGTTCCAGAGCTACAATGCCCTCATCCTGGCGAGCCTGAAGGCCTACGGCCGGCCGCACGCCCGACAAAATTTTCAGCGGATCATTGCCGCCTTGGCCGAGTTGCGGGAGGCTTGGGAGTCCGTCGATGCGACGGTGCGGGGCGGCAAGGCCATGCCGACCGATTCGGCTCGCAAGGGTTAG